One stretch of Filifactor alocis ATCC 35896 DNA includes these proteins:
- a CDS encoding LCP family protein, whose amino-acid sequence MKHFFKVFFITLISLGIIGGVGTKLYLGYDQKNPGADVPSLSEKQGATDRVNVLLLGVDAPESDRKGDIPRSDTMMLLSLDPKTDTAFILSIPRDTRVVLPGRSNATKINHAHRFGGPDLSIQAVKELLDIPIHHYVVVDYKALFEIVNDVGGIDINIEHKGGMHYDDNAIKPALHIHFDQGMNHLDGQKAMEFLRYRKGYASGDLGRIEAQQKFISALLDKLLSPSSIAKLPKITEHAFQYIDTDMSKAEILQLAVSAMKLDSKNIIKDVLPGNGMYISGISYFIVDQPIYKDQIAYMMAGNYGDWVNNKFHERSTLDIADIRKSENQKKGKKSKPVEVKEIPQNANIYDEENQLEQAEKEEDIYSKPDKDNDQPNDSTTSPKPIDPIQIEPTPSEPEKPNPAGAEKPKPTPEPTPEQTAPSDSSDTGSDLFS is encoded by the coding sequence ATGAAACATTTTTTTAAAGTATTTTTTATCACCTTGATTTCTCTGGGAATCATCGGTGGTGTGGGAACAAAACTATACTTGGGATATGACCAAAAAAATCCGGGTGCGGATGTTCCTTCTCTGTCCGAAAAACAGGGAGCAACGGACCGTGTCAATGTTTTACTGCTTGGAGTAGATGCTCCGGAAAGCGATAGAAAGGGAGATATTCCTCGTTCCGATACGATGATGCTGTTGAGCTTGGATCCAAAAACCGATACTGCTTTTATCCTATCCATTCCAAGAGATACCAGAGTGGTATTGCCCGGAAGATCTAATGCGACCAAAATCAATCACGCTCACCGATTCGGCGGTCCCGACCTTTCCATTCAAGCTGTAAAAGAACTTCTTGATATTCCGATTCACCACTATGTTGTAGTGGACTATAAGGCTCTGTTTGAAATTGTTAATGATGTCGGAGGTATTGATATCAACATTGAACATAAAGGCGGAATGCACTACGATGACAACGCCATCAAACCGGCACTTCATATCCATTTCGACCAAGGTATGAATCATCTGGACGGACAAAAGGCAATGGAATTTTTGAGATATCGTAAAGGATATGCATCAGGAGATTTAGGTCGAATCGAAGCACAACAAAAATTTATTTCCGCTCTGTTGGATAAATTGTTATCTCCTTCTTCCATTGCAAAACTTCCAAAAATTACGGAACATGCTTTCCAATACATTGATACGGATATGAGCAAAGCTGAAATCTTGCAGCTTGCTGTCAGTGCAATGAAGTTGGATTCCAAAAATATTATCAAAGATGTACTTCCGGGAAACGGAATGTATATTTCAGGCATTTCTTACTTTATTGTAGATCAACCGATTTATAAGGATCAAATTGCCTATATGATGGCAGGAAATTACGGTGATTGGGTCAACAATAAATTCCACGAAAGAAGTACTCTTGATATTGCAGATATTCGAAAATCGGAAAATCAGAAAAAAGGAAAAAAATCCAAGCCTGTAGAGGTAAAGGAAATTCCTCAAAATGCCAATATCTATGATGAAGAAAATCAATTGGAACAGGCGGAAAAAGAAGAAGATATCTACTCGAAACCGGATAAAGACAACGACCAACCGAATGATTCGACAACATCACCGAAACCAATAGACCCGATTCAGATTGAACCGACTCCATCAGAACCGGAAAAACCAAATCCTGCCGGAGCGGAAAAACCAAAACCGACACCTGAGCCAACACCGGAACAAACAGCTCCATCCGACTCTTCCGATACAGGTTCTGACTTGTTTTCTTAA
- the hisS gene encoding histidine--tRNA ligase yields MQKLSSKPAKGTQDLLPQDMKLRNWVTKKIIEAYTSRGYTQIETPMLENLDNLTNSEGGENLRMIFKVLKRGEKLDWSKAQTENDLSDLGLRFDLTLPLSRFYANNMNELTKPFKAFQIGNVFRAERNQKGRYRQFVQCDIDTLGDSGIYAEIDLMLTVPKALYNIGFKDFVIKLNDRRILKDLVIDAGFAEEDFETVCITADKKDKIGEEGVVKELLEKGYAEETIKRFLENLTTPLEQLTTPYAEDLKLLTSIISKYYPIQFDATLVRGMGYYTGPIFEIETPKFGGAVAGGGRYDGLLNKFSKESIPAVGFSIGFERIIGILKDQNFVVPEERETYAILFAEDSFYEKALTIANEKIEQGNIASIYKIKSNRIGKEVANFKKSGYEVIVADEQ; encoded by the coding sequence GTGCAAAAATTATCATCAAAGCCTGCAAAAGGAACACAGGATCTTTTGCCCCAAGATATGAAATTGAGAAATTGGGTAACAAAAAAAATCATAGAGGCATATACTTCAAGAGGATATACACAGATTGAAACGCCGATGCTTGAGAACTTGGACAACTTGACGAACAGTGAAGGTGGAGAGAACCTTCGTATGATATTCAAAGTCTTGAAAAGAGGAGAAAAATTAGATTGGTCAAAAGCACAGACCGAGAATGATTTGAGCGATTTGGGGCTTCGATTTGATTTGACCTTGCCGTTGAGTCGTTTTTATGCGAATAATATGAACGAATTGACCAAACCGTTCAAGGCATTTCAAATAGGGAATGTATTTCGTGCGGAAAGAAACCAAAAAGGAAGATATCGCCAGTTTGTGCAATGTGATATTGATACACTCGGAGATTCCGGTATTTATGCAGAGATTGACTTGATGTTGACCGTTCCGAAAGCATTGTACAACATCGGATTCAAAGACTTTGTGATCAAACTCAATGATCGACGAATTCTCAAAGACTTAGTGATAGATGCAGGGTTTGCAGAAGAAGATTTTGAGACGGTTTGTATCACGGCAGACAAGAAAGACAAGATTGGTGAAGAAGGCGTTGTAAAAGAACTGTTAGAAAAAGGCTATGCGGAAGAAACGATAAAACGCTTTTTAGAAAACTTAACAACACCGTTGGAACAGTTGACAACTCCATATGCAGAAGATTTGAAACTTCTGACATCCATCATATCCAAGTATTATCCGATTCAATTTGATGCCACATTGGTAAGAGGAATGGGATACTATACGGGACCGATTTTTGAAATCGAAACTCCAAAGTTTGGAGGAGCTGTTGCCGGCGGAGGAAGATATGACGGACTTTTGAATAAGTTCAGCAAAGAGAGTATTCCGGCGGTAGGTTTTTCGATTGGATTTGAGAGAATTATCGGTATTTTGAAAGATCAAAATTTTGTCGTTCCGGAAGAGAGAGAAACCTATGCGATTTTGTTTGCGGAGGATTCGTTCTATGAAAAAGCGCTTACGATTGCAAACGAAAAAATCGAACAGGGAAATATTGCTTCCATCTACAAAATAAAATCGAATCGAATCGGAAAAGAAGTTGCGAATTTCAAGAAGAGCGGATACGAAGTCATTGTAGCGGACGAACAATAA
- a CDS encoding glycosyltransferase family 4 protein yields the protein MIAIKMLLSFLTAFLVCYLMIPFVIKFAHVIGAIDVPKDNRRVHTEPIPRLGGMGIAIAFMVSTLIFCGVHRELISILFAATIVLVTGVFDDTRDLSAKLKLIIQIICAGIVVYSGVQIDYVANPFTGHLIWLGYWGVPISIVWIVGVTNCINLIDGLDGLAAGISSIAAFTLATVSLIHGYYNYATIFFCLAGASIGFLPHNFNPAKIFMGDTGSLFLGFILSVMAIEGTVKSTTLIAVIVPVLALAVPIFDTAFAIIRRKLAGKPIMQADKGHLHHRLLAKGLSQRQTVLVLYAASAILGASAVLITHMKVIYGILIIIVDFMFIGYSVYRLKILHHDQHDVEK from the coding sequence TTGATAGCGATAAAAATGTTATTAAGTTTTTTAACGGCTTTTTTGGTATGTTATTTGATGATTCCTTTCGTAATCAAATTTGCTCATGTAATTGGTGCAATTGACGTTCCGAAGGATAATCGGAGAGTACACACCGAACCAATTCCGCGATTGGGAGGAATGGGGATAGCAATAGCTTTTATGGTAAGTACATTGATTTTTTGCGGAGTGCATAGAGAGTTAATCTCTATCCTGTTTGCAGCAACGATTGTGTTAGTGACGGGTGTCTTTGATGATACCCGAGACCTCAGTGCAAAACTGAAATTGATTATTCAAATAATTTGTGCGGGAATCGTGGTATATAGCGGAGTGCAGATTGATTATGTTGCAAATCCTTTTACCGGACATTTGATTTGGCTCGGCTATTGGGGAGTTCCCATCAGTATTGTTTGGATTGTGGGAGTGACGAACTGTATCAATTTGATTGACGGATTGGACGGTTTGGCTGCCGGAATTTCATCCATTGCGGCTTTTACCTTGGCAACGGTTTCGCTTATTCACGGATACTATAACTATGCGACCATCTTCTTTTGTTTAGCGGGTGCAAGCATCGGATTTTTGCCACACAACTTCAATCCGGCAAAGATTTTTATGGGAGATACAGGTTCCTTGTTCTTAGGTTTTATTTTGTCTGTTATGGCAATTGAGGGAACAGTAAAGAGTACAACATTGATTGCAGTCATCGTTCCTGTTTTGGCATTAGCGGTTCCGATTTTTGATACGGCGTTTGCGATTATCCGCCGAAAGTTGGCAGGCAAACCGATTATGCAAGCGGACAAAGGACATTTACACCATAGACTGTTGGCAAAAGGTCTCAGTCAAAGACAAACGGTGCTGGTATTGTACGCAGCAAGTGCCATCTTGGGTGCAAGTGCGGTGTTGATTACGCATATGAAAGTAATTTATGGAATTCTTATCATCATTGTGGACTTTATGTTCATAGGCTATAGTGTCTATCGATTGAAAATTTTGCACCATGATCAACATGATGTAGAAAAGTAA
- a CDS encoding exonuclease SbcCD subunit D, translated as MKILHLADLHIGKLLNGYSLLGEQEKVLKQVLSVIDEKKAEVVVISGDIYDRSIPPKEAMLLYNQFLRKVLIDRNIPVLAISGNHDSAERLEAGNALMEQVHYYVEGIFKKETKRVTIEDDDGEVDFYLIPFADVAQVRALLEDDEIRSFDDAMKKTVEHIVLRKGIRSVVLAHCYAVSESEEHEEEKIDSQKPLSIGGKEFVDAKCFDKFDYTALGHLHRRQKVGTDKVHYPGTLLKYSFSEEKHQKVILLVDLKGDGSVVMEEVPVELEKNVRTIEGRFEDIMEQALEDLHREDFVRFILEDEDMVPDAMGRLKQYYPNAMELRYVFREKEISQILSKTADRKHTVSEMAELFYQENYEEEMSVALKEEVSEILKELGGEEDETN; from the coding sequence ATGAAAATACTTCATTTAGCAGATTTACATATCGGAAAGTTATTGAACGGATATTCCTTACTTGGAGAACAAGAGAAGGTATTGAAACAGGTGTTGTCCGTCATTGATGAGAAAAAAGCGGAGGTAGTTGTTATCTCGGGAGATATTTATGATAGAAGTATTCCGCCGAAAGAGGCGATGTTGTTGTACAACCAGTTTTTGCGGAAGGTTCTGATTGACAGAAATATTCCCGTATTGGCAATTTCGGGAAACCATGATTCCGCAGAGCGACTTGAGGCGGGAAATGCATTGATGGAGCAGGTTCATTACTATGTTGAGGGAATTTTTAAGAAGGAAACGAAGAGAGTGACCATAGAAGATGATGACGGGGAGGTGGATTTTTATCTGATTCCGTTTGCAGATGTTGCACAGGTCAGAGCTTTGTTGGAAGATGACGAGATTCGAAGTTTTGACGATGCGATGAAAAAAACGGTAGAACATATTGTGTTACGCAAGGGAATCAGGAGTGTCGTGTTGGCGCATTGCTATGCCGTTTCCGAATCGGAGGAGCATGAGGAAGAAAAGATTGATTCTCAAAAACCGCTTTCTATCGGGGGAAAAGAATTTGTGGATGCCAAGTGTTTTGACAAGTTTGATTATACGGCGCTTGGACACTTGCATCGCAGACAGAAAGTCGGAACGGATAAGGTGCATTATCCGGGAACATTGTTGAAGTATTCTTTTTCGGAAGAAAAGCATCAAAAGGTTATTTTGTTGGTTGACCTCAAAGGGGACGGGAGTGTCGTTATGGAAGAAGTTCCTGTCGAGTTGGAAAAAAATGTTCGTACCATTGAGGGACGGTTTGAAGATATTATGGAACAGGCATTGGAAGACTTGCATCGAGAGGATTTTGTGAGATTTATTTTGGAAGATGAAGACATGGTGCCGGATGCAATGGGCAGATTGAAACAATACTATCCGAATGCAATGGAACTTCGTTATGTGTTTCGGGAGAAAGAAATTTCTCAGATTCTATCGAAGACAGCAGATAGAAAGCATACTGTTTCGGAAATGGCGGAGCTGTTTTATCAAGAGAATTATGAAGAAGAGATGAGCGTCGCTCTGAAAGAAGAGGTATCGGAGATTCTAAAGGAATTAGGGGGAGAAGAAGATGAAACCAATTAA
- a CDS encoding AAA family ATPase — MDNFIHYVYIDWEEIPEDSYLRDIAAFQNVEKLSFQKPVTFFVGENGSGKSTLLEAIAISWGFNAEGGTKNYAFSTFDSHSDLNNYIRLSRGTRKVNGGYFLRAESFYNVATQEQKYADDAHPSRRFHEKSHGEAFLSVVQTQFRPNGLYLLDEPESALSPQRQLTLLLEIYRCIQEGSQFIIVTHSPILLGMPDAEIFTFDKGMISLCNYEETDSYQVTKLFINNRKQMLHQLFCEEE, encoded by the coding sequence ATGGATAATTTTATACACTATGTGTATATTGATTGGGAAGAAATTCCTGAAGACAGTTACCTGCGTGATATTGCTGCATTCCAAAATGTAGAAAAGCTGTCATTTCAAAAACCGGTGACTTTTTTTGTAGGAGAAAACGGCAGTGGAAAATCAACGCTGTTAGAAGCGATTGCCATTTCTTGGGGGTTCAATGCAGAAGGCGGAACCAAAAATTATGCATTTTCAACATTCGATTCTCACTCGGATTTGAATAACTATATTCGATTGTCAAGAGGAACTCGAAAAGTGAATGGAGGATATTTTCTTCGTGCGGAGAGCTTTTATAATGTGGCGACACAGGAACAAAAATATGCAGATGATGCACATCCTTCCCGCCGATTTCATGAAAAATCTCATGGAGAGGCTTTTTTGTCAGTGGTACAAACTCAATTTCGTCCGAACGGATTATATCTTTTGGATGAACCGGAATCAGCACTTTCCCCTCAGAGACAGTTGACACTCTTGTTAGAGATCTATCGATGTATTCAGGAAGGGTCGCAGTTTATTATTGTTACACATTCTCCGATTTTATTGGGAATGCCGGATGCGGAAATATTTACCTTTGATAAGGGGATGATTTCTCTGTGCAACTATGAAGAAACAGACAGTTATCAGGTTACCAAACTGTTTATCAACAATCGCAAACAGATGTTACATCAACTTTTTTGTGAAGAAGAATAA
- a CDS encoding SbcC/MukB-like Walker B domain-containing protein: MKPIKLTLSGFITYRDTQTIDFTKFEQGSLFIVSGATGSGKTTIFDAICFALYGKISSQNRGEGEELRSQYLSPEDDKTFVEFEFQENGERIRIRREPRQVMKRPRGKIDTVSEEVELYLGNEVMTSKREVDEKIVELTGLTWDQFTKIVMLPQGEFRKFLSASSKEKEEILRKIFDTVPYQRFLEQVKQKYSMIQKKFEKMKDEVNALVSILDLEESACIQEFLNDNSLEPAFYLKALENMVQEQEKNRKETEEIEESLKKFEQQYQNCKNQISMANRHNAQLSQFQQKQEELGKLIPLEQEMKKRKEACIQAEKALSFYKEEVRLESVSDRIQKRNEELEQLIQQEKEWEEKSVAAKKEAEKIPYLSEEEEKKVKELEEWNQKEEQYGRLQEVLHQEKEFEVQKRKLEQEKIKIQTSLKECEEVLRSLEKIGEKFEKSQEELLQTEKELSKTEWELDKYRLIYRELKKMEKFEQDLSLLQKSLGTNQQNSVLLYQKVQDAKKEFEQSLLTVYARDLEEGTACPLCGSIHHPHPIHEVTSVTKEEIISLEEQLKEIQETAVRQQTEKKHLEDAILSSREQILQLQETSAFQVREFSGTSEELVFYEECGKSCADRKKNLEQTQVRLQAECKEYKRKRELEKNEREQVERWQEKMQNIMIQAEKLSVASEHSTRLKTELEEKLKGIDEQQLKSQRQTLMKEKKQIHETIEKVRTELQKSVDAYSKISTKVSEWKQYQKEETSRYRAEKQDWERKITQEFSDMETYRNNCMEESVLEQEKKQVEEFLEEYRVLSVEVKTLEQTLESKTAIDIQPLEKEIYSLEEVRKELQNTKEKLQQQYKSVHMLENKIREVLSHEEEYALKRMNLAKLYQLCSGENPMKATLETYVLMYFFEEVLMYANQRLYKMTDGQYTLYRKEDNFKGGGKNRGLELEILDTNVGKKRSTAMLSGGESFLASLALALGLSDAIMNTAGQIEIDTLFIDEGFGTLDQDRLQSAVDCLLELAGRNRMIGIISHVEELKSTIPNKIIVTYEKERGSTLSLMY; encoded by the coding sequence ATGAAACCAATTAAACTGACACTTTCCGGATTTATCACTTATCGAGATACACAAACAATTGATTTTACGAAGTTTGAGCAAGGCTCTCTGTTTATTGTTTCCGGTGCGACCGGTTCAGGTAAGACGACGATTTTTGATGCAATTTGTTTTGCACTCTATGGCAAAATCAGCAGCCAAAATCGTGGGGAAGGAGAAGAACTGCGTTCACAGTATCTTTCGCCGGAGGATGATAAAACTTTTGTAGAGTTTGAATTCCAAGAGAACGGAGAAAGGATTCGGATTCGTCGAGAGCCGAGGCAGGTGATGAAGAGACCGCGCGGAAAAATCGACACCGTTTCGGAAGAGGTGGAATTGTATCTCGGCAACGAGGTGATGACTTCCAAGAGAGAGGTTGATGAAAAAATTGTGGAACTGACCGGTTTGACATGGGATCAGTTTACCAAAATTGTGATGTTGCCTCAGGGAGAGTTTCGCAAATTTTTGAGTGCATCGTCAAAGGAAAAAGAAGAAATTTTGCGAAAAATTTTTGATACTGTGCCATATCAAAGATTTTTGGAACAAGTGAAACAGAAATATTCTATGATTCAAAAGAAGTTTGAAAAGATGAAAGATGAAGTAAATGCCTTGGTTTCTATTTTGGATTTGGAAGAGAGTGCATGTATTCAGGAATTTTTGAATGACAATAGCTTGGAACCGGCATTTTATCTCAAAGCATTAGAAAACATGGTGCAGGAACAAGAAAAAAACAGGAAGGAAACCGAAGAGATAGAAGAGTCCTTGAAAAAATTTGAACAACAGTATCAAAACTGTAAAAATCAAATTTCAATGGCGAATCGACACAATGCGCAGCTATCTCAATTTCAACAGAAACAGGAGGAATTGGGAAAACTCATTCCCCTCGAACAGGAGATGAAAAAGAGAAAAGAGGCTTGTATTCAGGCGGAAAAGGCACTCTCTTTCTACAAGGAAGAAGTTCGATTGGAATCCGTTTCAGATAGGATTCAAAAGAGAAATGAAGAATTGGAACAGTTGATTCAACAAGAAAAAGAGTGGGAAGAAAAAAGTGTTGCTGCGAAAAAAGAGGCGGAGAAAATTCCTTATTTGAGTGAAGAGGAAGAAAAAAAGGTCAAAGAATTAGAGGAATGGAATCAAAAAGAAGAGCAGTATGGCAGATTGCAGGAGGTTTTACATCAGGAAAAAGAGTTTGAAGTACAGAAAAGGAAGTTGGAGCAAGAAAAAATCAAGATACAGACTTCTCTGAAAGAGTGTGAAGAAGTATTGCGTTCGCTTGAAAAAATCGGAGAAAAGTTTGAAAAATCGCAAGAAGAGTTGTTGCAGACAGAAAAAGAGTTAAGCAAAACAGAGTGGGAATTGGATAAATATCGCTTGATTTATCGAGAGTTGAAAAAGATGGAAAAATTTGAGCAGGACCTCTCCTTGTTACAAAAAAGTCTTGGTACCAACCAACAGAATTCAGTTTTGTTATATCAAAAAGTGCAAGATGCGAAAAAAGAGTTTGAGCAATCTCTTTTGACAGTGTATGCAAGAGATTTGGAAGAGGGAACAGCATGTCCGCTTTGCGGTTCGATTCATCATCCTCATCCGATTCATGAAGTGACTTCTGTTACGAAAGAGGAGATAATCTCTTTGGAAGAACAGCTCAAAGAGATACAGGAGACGGCGGTCAGACAACAAACGGAGAAAAAACATCTGGAGGATGCGATTCTTTCTTCAAGGGAGCAGATTTTACAGTTACAAGAGACATCTGCTTTTCAGGTTCGAGAATTCAGCGGTACTTCAGAGGAACTTGTTTTTTATGAAGAATGCGGAAAGTCTTGTGCAGACAGGAAAAAGAACTTAGAGCAGACACAAGTGCGGTTGCAAGCAGAGTGTAAAGAGTACAAGAGAAAAAGAGAGCTTGAAAAGAATGAGCGAGAACAGGTGGAACGATGGCAAGAAAAGATGCAGAACATCATGATTCAGGCAGAAAAATTATCTGTAGCATCAGAACACAGTACACGGTTGAAAACGGAGTTGGAAGAAAAGCTGAAAGGCATTGATGAACAACAGTTGAAGTCGCAAAGACAAACTTTGATGAAAGAAAAGAAGCAGATACATGAAACCATAGAGAAAGTTCGAACGGAATTACAAAAAAGTGTAGACGCTTATTCCAAAATCAGTACGAAAGTATCGGAATGGAAACAGTATCAAAAAGAGGAGACAAGCCGATATCGTGCAGAAAAACAGGACTGGGAAAGAAAGATAACACAGGAATTTTCCGATATGGAAACCTATCGCAACAACTGCATGGAAGAATCCGTCTTGGAACAGGAAAAGAAACAGGTGGAAGAGTTTTTGGAAGAGTACCGTGTATTAAGTGTGGAAGTCAAGACCTTGGAACAGACTTTGGAAAGCAAAACCGCAATCGATATTCAACCGTTGGAAAAAGAGATATATTCTCTGGAAGAAGTGCGTAAGGAATTACAGAATACGAAAGAGAAGCTGCAACAGCAGTATAAATCCGTTCACATGCTTGAGAACAAGATTCGTGAAGTGTTATCACATGAAGAGGAATATGCACTAAAAAGAATGAATCTTGCCAAGTTATATCAACTGTGCAGCGGAGAAAATCCGATGAAAGCTACTCTTGAAACCTATGTTTTGATGTATTTCTTTGAAGAAGTGCTGATGTATGCGAATCAGAGATTATATAAGATGACAGACGGTCAGTATACCCTATATCGCAAAGAGGATAACTTCAAGGGCGGAGGAAAAAACAGAGGATTGGAATTAGAAATTTTGGATACCAATGTAGGAAAAAAACGCAGTACGGCAATGCTGTCGGGCGGAGAAAGCTTTTTGGCATCGCTTGCGTTGGCGCTCGGATTGTCGGATGCCATTATGAATACGGCTGGTCAGATTGAAATTGATACCTTGTTTATTGATGAGGGATTCGGAACATTGGATCAGGACAGATTACAGAGTGCGGTAGATTGTCTCTTAGAGCTTGCGGGAAGAAATCGGATGATTGGTATTATTTCTCATGTAGAAGAACTGAAATCCACGATTCCGAATAAAATTATTGTCACATATGAAAAAGAAAGAGGAAGCACACTTTCACTGATGTATTAA
- a CDS encoding YitT family protein: MEQEQTTKMNKKKKKGMSFLNSLIGIYVGTMILGMGIVWFLSPVGLVTGGVSGLAIAIEATTKKIFGFGIPLWATTLACNIPLFIISVYQRGFSYGRNSMISVGLLSLHLWFLRLFVNPFPIGEDLFIAGVFGGVFLGVGIGLVLRSGGTTGGSDMLAMIIRYKNPRFPINRLMLIIDGLIIGFGMTIFGVYNSLYAIVSVYITSKVIGGMIDGMKFGRAAFIISPKWEEISLAIMKEIDRGNTAIPGKGMYTKEDRMLLYVVVAPKQVQKLREVVYAIDPDAFITIAEVKEVLGEGFMNMVEI; the protein is encoded by the coding sequence TTGGAACAGGAACAAACAACAAAAATGAACAAAAAAAAGAAAAAAGGTATGAGCTTTTTGAACAGCTTGATTGGAATTTATGTCGGTACGATGATACTGGGAATGGGAATTGTATGGTTTTTATCTCCCGTGGGATTGGTGACCGGCGGAGTGTCGGGTTTGGCGATTGCGATAGAAGCAACAACAAAAAAAATTTTCGGATTCGGAATTCCTCTTTGGGCGACAACACTTGCGTGTAATATTCCGTTATTTATCATCAGTGTGTATCAGCGGGGATTCTCTTACGGACGAAATTCAATGATTTCTGTCGGATTGTTATCACTGCACCTTTGGTTTTTGCGTTTGTTTGTAAATCCGTTTCCAATCGGAGAAGATTTGTTTATTGCGGGAGTATTCGGAGGAGTGTTTTTAGGAGTCGGTATCGGACTTGTTCTACGCAGCGGAGGGACAACGGGCGGTTCCGATATGCTCGCGATGATTATCCGATACAAAAATCCTCGTTTTCCCATCAATCGCCTGATGTTAATCATCGACGGATTGATTATAGGGTTCGGAATGACGATTTTCGGTGTATACAACAGTCTTTACGCAATCGTTTCCGTATACATCACTTCCAAAGTGATTGGAGGAATGATTGACGGGATGAAGTTTGGGAGAGCGGCATTTATTATCTCTCCAAAGTGGGAAGAGATTTCTCTTGCGATTATGAAAGAAATCGATCGTGGAAATACTGCAATTCCGGGAAAAGGGATGTATACCAAAGAAGACAGAATGTTGCTCTATGTTGTAGTAGCACCGAAACAGGTACAGAAGTTACGAGAAGTTGTCTATGCGATTGATCCGGATGCTTTTATCACGATTGCCGAAGTCAAGGAAGTGCTTGGAGAAGGATTTATGAATATGGTGGAAATTTAG